In one window of Syngnathus scovelli strain Florida chromosome 22, RoL_Ssco_1.2, whole genome shotgun sequence DNA:
- the eri1 gene encoding 3'-5' exoribonuclease 1 produces the protein MEEHKENIHGKDVNVKSNGDNDDKPDSTKCPKEGEAPPQASNSNFSHPVYKEIALANGHINRMSKEELRAKLSQLKLDTRGVKDVMKKRLKSHYKKQKLTQSAADSDSEPGGFPYDYICVVDFEATCEEDNPPDFLHEIIEFPMVLISTHTLEIVGTFQEYVKPQLYPTLSDFCVNLTGITQDKVDAAKPFPAVLKQVVKWLAERELGTKYKYTFLTDGAWDMSKFLNIQCRVSQLRYPKFARKWINIRKSYGNFYKVPRTQTKLSTMLDNLGLQYEGRPHSGLDDSRNIARVALRMLQDGCQLRVNEQLHGGQLLTVPSWAPAEGAPPPCWPGSRK, from the exons ATGGAGGAGCACAAGGAAAATATTCACGGCAAGGATGTGAACGTCAAGTCAAACGGAGACAATGATGATAAG CCTGACAGCACCAAATGTCCCAAAGAAGGAGAAGCTCCTCCTCAGGCATCCAACAGCAACTTCAGCCACCCCGTGTACAAGGAGATTGCCTTGGCCAACGGCCACATCAACCGCATGTCCAAGGAGGAGCTGCGTGCCAAGCTGTCTCAGCTCAAGCTGGACACCAG AGGCGTAAAGGACGTGATGAAGAAGCGACTGAAGAGCCACTACAAGAAGCAGAAGCTGACGCAGTCGGCGGCCGACTCCGACTCCGAACCGGGAGGCTTCCCCTACGACTACATCTGCGTGGTAGACTTTGAGGCCACGTGCGAGGAGGACAACCCACCGGACTTCTTGCACGAAATCATTGAGTTCCCCATGGTGCTCATCAGCACGCACACCTTGGAGATT GTTGGAACATTTCAGGAATACGTCAAACCACAGTTGTACCCGACGCTGTCAGACTTCTGTGTGAACCTTACGGGAATCACACag GACAAGGTAGACGCGGCTAAGCCATTCCCGGCGGTCCTGAAGCAAGTTGTGAAGTGGCTTGCGGAGCGGGAGCTGGGCACCAAGTACAAATACACTTTCCTCACGGATGG CGCGTGGGACATGAGCAAGTTCCTCAACATCCAGTGCCGCGTCAGCCAGCTCCGATACCCAAAGTTTGCCAGGAAGTGGATCAACATCCGCAAGTCCTACGGCAACTTCTACAAG GTGCCGCGCACGCAGACCAAGTTGAGCACCATGCTGGACAATCTGGGCCTGCAGTACGAAGGTCGCCCCCACTCGGGCCTGGACGACTCGCGCAACATCGCCCGCGTGGCGCTGCGCATGCTGCAGGACGGCTGCCAGCTGCGCGTCAACGAGCAATTGCACGGCGGCCAGCTGCTCACCGTGCCCAGCTGGGCGCCCGCCGAGGGAGCCCCGCCTCCTTGCTGGCCGGGCAGCCGCAAGTAG